The following proteins are encoded in a genomic region of Arachis ipaensis cultivar K30076 chromosome B02, Araip1.1, whole genome shotgun sequence:
- the LOC107624795 gene encoding uncharacterized protein LOC107624795, whose product MVHHPPNSHPELPPPPPPPPPPSVPPRPFAASFSLRWALGNRNRNAKTPRRFHFGRLPLPTTGGINPVLRLGLSPLNPARRSPLLINPEPHSNPNRFASSPPKEKILVEPVEGSENTPEDKGTNNLLLRFCVKKRDLSAPSADTEPEPQAEAKAKAEAKAKAEVGEGEVLEEGESNPLVKTWNLRPRKVVEKKTAVKGRNGGSLGHDAGRTRSRVRHGSSSRGKNGGLKELKENGGRRKEEEEGVVLKTAMLSLTLTKEEIEEDFLKITAAKPPKKPNKRPRAVQKQLDAVFPGLWLTSVSVTSDLYQVPDPPLKG is encoded by the exons ATGGTGCATCACCCACCCAACTCTCACCCCGAGCTACCACCAccaccgccgccgccgccgccgccatcAGTACCACCGAGGCCCTTTGCCGCCTCCTTCTCTTTAAGGTGGGCGCTCGGAAACCGCAACCGCAACGCCAAAACCCCCAGGCGGTTCCATTTCGGAAGGCTGCCACTCCCTACCACCGGAGGTATCAACCCGGTTCTCCGACTCGGGTTGTCGCCTCTGAACCCGGCTCGACGTAGCCCTCTCCTTATCAACCCTGAACCCCACTCTAACCCGAACCGGTTCGCTTCTTCTCCtccaaaggagaaaattttggtTGAACCGGTTGAGGGTTCGGAGAATACGCCTGAGGATAAGGGCACAAACAACCTCTTGCTCCGGTTTTGTGTGAAAAAGAGGGACCTTTCTGCTCCCAGTGCTGATACTGAACCTGAACCCCAGGCTGAGGCTAAGGCTAAGGCTGAGGCTAAGGCCAAGGCTGAGGTTGGGGAGGGTGAGGTTTTGGAGGAAGGAGAAAGTAACCCTTTGGTGAAGACATGGAATTTAAGGCCGAGGAAGGTTGTGGAGAAGAAAACTGCAGTGAAGGGTAGGAATGGTGGCTCGTTGGGCCATGATGCTGGCAGAACGAGAAGCAGGGTGCGGCATGGTTCATCAAGTCGGGGTAAGAATGGGGGGCTTAAGGAGCTTAAGGAGAATGGTGGTAGGaggaaggaggaggaagaggggGTGGTGTTGAAGACGGCAATGCTCTCATTGACACTGACAAAAGAGGAGATTGAGGAGGATTTTCTCAAGATCACTGCTGCCAAACCCCCCAAGAAGCCCAACAAGAGACCTAGGGCTGTTCAGAAGCAGCTTGAT GCAGTTTTTCCTGGCCTTTGGTTGACAAGTGTGAGTGTGACCTCTGATTTATACCAAGTTCCTGACCCACCTCTTAAG GGTTAG